The DNA region TTAAAAATAACTTATTATTTCATAGGAAGAGGAGCGAAAGATTATGGAACTTTTGATAAAGAACGGAAGAATTATAGATTGTGCCTCTAATTTTATTGGTGACGTATATATTAAAGATGGAATTATAAAGGAAATAGGGGATAACTTAGATAAGGATTGTGAAACTATTGATGCAAAAGGCTATGTGGTTATGCCTGCTTTTGTGGATTTGCACAGTCATTTTAGGGATCCAGGTTTACAATATAAAGAGGATATAGAAACAGGCAGTAGAGCAGCAGTTAGAGGTGGTTATACTACTGCAAATCTTATGGGAAATACTAAACCTATATGCAGTAATATGGGAATTGTAAATTATGTTATTAATAAGGCAAAGGAAATTGGCCTTGTAGATGCATATCAAACTGTAAGTATAACTAAAGATCTTCAGGGAAAAGATATTAGCCATCTCAGTGAAATTGATGCTTCTGTAAAATGTATATCTGATGATGGAAAAGGTGTGTATAGCGGAAAAATTATGCATGACGCCATGGTTATAGCTAAAGAAAGAGATTTCGTAGTAATGTCTCATGCAGAGGATGAGGAAATTACACCAATAAGTACCAGACTTTCTGAAAATATTATGACCGAAAGAGATATTACTTTAGCCAAATTTACCGGTTGTCATTTACATCTATCTCATGTAAGTACAAAGGAGGCTATGAAGGCTATTATTGATGCAAAGAGAGATGGCTTTAATATAACTTGTGAAGTCACACCACATCATATAGCTCTCATAGGAGAAGATATATATAAGGTAAATCCTCCTATTAGGGAAGTTGAGGACGTGGAATATCTTATAAATGCTATTGAAAAAGGTTATGTTGATGCCATAGGTACGGATCATGCTCCACATAGCAAAGAGGATAAGGAAAAGGGTGCCTGTGGAATATCTGGTATTGAAACTTCTTTTTCTGTATGCTATACGAAGCTTGTTAAAGAGGGTAATTTAACTATAAATAAACTTTCTAAAATAATGTCTAAAACTCCTGCAGAGATACTAAAGGTTAATAAGGGCAAAATATCCATAGGTTATACGGGGGATTTAGTAATTGTAGATTTAAATAGTAAATATACCGTTGATTCAAAGAATTTTCAGTCAAAGGGCAAAAATACGCCTTTTGATGGAAGAGAATTATATGGTTCAATTGTAAGAACAATAAAGTCAGGTAAAACTGTCTTTCAGAGCGTGTAGGAGGATTATAAATTATGATTATAGATGAGCTTTACCAAAGAGTTGCAAAAAATGGCCATGTTTGTTTGGGGCTGGATACAGATATGGACTACATACCAAAATGGTTTTTAGATAAATACAATGACATGGAAGATGCTCTATTTAATTTTAATAAGAAAATAATAGATGAAACTCTAGATGTAGTTGCTTGCTACAAGGTGCAAATCGCATATTATGAAGCTTACGGATTAAGTGGATTAAGAGCCTACAAGAAAACTTTAGAATATATAAAGAATGAAAAAGCTATATCTATAGCAGATATAAAAAGAGGAGATATAGCAAAAACTGCTGAAATGTATGCAAAGGCTCATTTTGAGGGAGATTTTGAAAGTGATTTTGTTACTCTAAATCCTTATATGGGCTTTGATAGTGTAGAACCATACCTTCCTTACATAGAAAATAAGGAAAAGGGAGCATTTATACTTTTAAGAACCTCTAATCCTGGCTCAAAGGATATACAATATATAGCTACAGATAAAGAGGAAAGAGTGTATAATATAGTTGGTGAAAAGATAAATACTATGGGAAAAGCTTATTTAGGTGAATGCGGATACAGTTCTATTGGTGCTGTGGTTGGCTGTACTACAGGCTTTGAAGGTAAAGAAATAAGAGATAAGTATAAATCTACCTTCTTTTTAATACCTGGCTATGGTGCTCAGGGAGGAACTGCAGAGGAAGTAGCTAATTATTTATCAGAAGGTAATGGAGGAATAGTGAATTCCTCAAGGGGCATACTTCTTGCATATAAAAAAGTTGAGGATGGGCAGCACGACTTTGAAAAATGTGCCAGAAATGCTGCTATAAATATGAGAGATGATATTAAGGCATATTCAAAAAATAAATAATTTATTTTCATATGCCTTAAAGAACATAGGTTAGAAATATTAATTTTGGAGGAAACTCATGAGCAAAAAATATATGGTGAAAAGTGTATTCAGCAATGAAAAAATAGAGGAAGACATCTATGAAATTACTATAGCGGGAAACTTTGAAGGTAAACCTGGACAGTTTTATCTCTTGAGAGCTTGGGATACAGAACCGGTATTATCTAGACCTATAAGTATATACGATAAAGATGAAGAAAAAATAAAATTTTTATATAGAGTCTTTGGAAGAGGTACAGAAATTTTAGCTAAATTAAAAAAAGGTGACGAAATAAAACTTACAGGACCCTTGGGAAATGGATTTGACCTAGATAAATTGCAGGGAAAAGTGGCTTTAGTAGCAGGTGGTATAGGCATTGCACCTATGTTATACTTGTCTAAGGAATTAAAGGCTTCTTCTGTAGATTTATATGCTGGTTTTAGAAATAATAGCAAAACTGTGGATAGTGTGGAAAAATATGTTAATAACTTCTATTTATCCACAGAAAATGGTGAAGCTGGACATAAAGGCTACGTAACTGATTTACTCGATGTGGAAAAATATGACGTAGTTGTCTGCTGTGGACCAGAAATAATGATGGCAAAAGTGATAAAAATGTGTAATGAGAAAGATATACCATTATATGTGTCTATGGAAAACAGAATGGCTTGTGGAATTGGTGCATGCCTTGTATGTACATGTAAAACTAAGGATGGAAGAAAGAGATCCTGTAAGGAAGGACCTGTATTTTTAGGAAAGGAGCTTGTAATAAATGACTAATGTTAGCATTTGTGGAGTAGATTTTAAAAATCCTGTAATAGCTGCTTCTGGAACCTTTGGCTTTGGAAATGAGTACATTAATTATTTTGATGTAGGTAAACTGGGCGGAATTTCTTCAAAGGGTTTAACTATTATGCCTAAGGAAGGTAATAATGGTATGAGGATTTATGAAGTAGCCAGTGGAATAATGAATAGCGTAGGTCTTCAAAATCCAGGAGTTGAACATTTTATAAAAGAAGAACTTCAAGCAATGAAAAAACTTGATACAGTAGTTATAGCTAATTTAGGTGGTGGAACTACAGAGGATTATGAAAAGGGTATAGAATTATTAAATAACACAGATGTGGACATTATAGAGTTAAATATTTCCTGTCCTAATGTTAAACATGGTGGGATGGCTTTTGGTATAAAATCTAATGTAGCTTTTGATGTGGTGAGCAGAGTAAAAAAATATTGCGATAAGCCACTAATGGTAAAATTATCTCCAAATGCTGAGGACATAGTAGATATGGCAGTTAAATGTACAGAAGCTGGAGCGGATTCCATATCCTTAGTAAATACATTTAAGGCCATGGCAATTGATATTAATAAGAGAAAGCCTATATTTGACAATGTAAGTGCAGGACTTTCTGGTCCATGTATAAAACCTATAGCGCTTAGAATGGTTTATGAAGTAGCAAAAGCTGTAGATGTACCTGTTGTTGGTATGGGCGGAATATCAAATGGAAAAGATGCTTTAGAATTCATTATGGCAGGAGCTACTGCAGTACAAATTGGAACTGCTAATTTCATGAAGCCAGATATATGCCTTGATATAATAGATGACATTGAAGCATTTATGAAAAAAGAAGGAATAAATGATTTGTCAGAAATAACAGGTATAATTAAATAAAAAAATCACTAAAAAAGATACAAGGAGAGTATAAAATTATGGGAAATTCAGAAGATAAGGTTATAGAAATTTTAAGAGAATCAGAAGCACTTTTGGAGGGACACTTTTTATTATCCTCAGGAAGGCACAGCGAAAAGTACTGTCAATGTGCTAAACTTTTACAACATCCTGACAAGGCAGAAAAGGTTATAAGCGTAATTGTAGATAAAATAAAGGATGTGGATTTTGATATAATTGTAGGACCAGCTATGGGTGGGGTATTGGTTTCTTATGAATTGGCAAGACAGACAGGAAAGCCTGGAATCTTTGCCGAGAGAGTAGATGGGAAGATGACTATAAAGAGAGGCTTTGAAGTTAAAAAAGGTGATAAGGTAATAATTTCTGAAGATGTTGTTACTACAGGAAAATCTTCTTTTGAAGTAGTGGAAATTTTAAGAAAGCTTGGAGCCGAAGTAGTTGCATTATGTTGTATAGTGGATAGAAGGGCAAAAGATGTAAAGACTGAATTACCTATATACAGTGCCATTAAGCTGGAAATTGAAAGCTATGAAAAAGAAAGTTGCCCTCTTTGCGCAAAGGGAATTCCATATGTAAAACCAGGAAGTAGGAATATAGTTTAATTACTGAAGTTTTTAGTAAAAATTATTTGTAGTAAGAAAGATTCATCAAAAAGTAGAAAAGAGCTGTAAAATATTTAATAAAGCTTTGCTTATTTATTTGGAGATGTATAAAAGTGGTAGATTTAGTTTACCACTTTTTTTGTTGTAAAAAAATAAATAAAAATAAATTAGTCTGTATGATATTTGTGAATTTTACACAAACTTTCATATGGGAGGTGTATTTATGTTAAAAAAGATGTCAAAGCTTATATGTATATTTACAGTCATAATGCTATTAATTTCAGGATGTGGAAAAGGCAGTGAAAGTGCGCAGACTTTTAGTCCTGCTAGCCCTGCAATAAAGAGTATAAATTCCATAAAGCCTGCAGTGGAGAGTAATACAAAAGTTAATTTTCCTAAGAACAATTACAAACTAGATGTAAAATTGGATACTGAACTTAAAACTTTAACTGGGGAAGAAAAGTTAACCTATGTGAATAAGAGTAAAAGTCCTCTTAAAGAAGTATATTTTCATATTTATCCTAATGCCTATAAAGAAAAAGCTACTACACCTGCACAATTTGGATTTAATGAAACCTTTCCAGATGGATTTAGTGCTGGAAGTATTGACATAAAGGATTTATGGGTGAATGGTAAAACTTCTGATTTCGAAATAAGTGGAAAAGATAAAACAATTTTAAGAGTACCTCTGGAAAAGGAACTGAAACCAGGAAATAAAATTGATTTTAGTTTAAATTTCACAGTAAAAATTCCGAAAGGGAAAGATAGATTAAGTTATTATAATACATCCTATAATTTTGGAAATTGGTATCCTATAGCAGCAGAATATGATGAAAAAGGTTGGCATTTAGATTCTTATTACAGCATGGGAGATCCTTTTTACAGTACAGTATCTGACTACAAAGTAAATGTAACAGTTCCTAAGGATTACATAGTGGCAGCTACTGGAGAATCCGGCAAGGAAAAAATCAAAAACAATTTAAAAACTTATTCTTTCAATGAAAATAATGTTAGAGATTTTGCTTTCACTACCAGTAATAAGTTTAAGTTTAAGCAGGAAAAGGTTGATGGAATAAATGTAAAATGTTATGGTCTTGGAACAGATGAAGAACTTTCCAATGAAATGAATTATGCAAAGAATGCTGTAGAAACTTTCAATAAATTTTTTGGTAAATATCCTTATAAAACTTATTCTGTAGCAGAAAGCAGTTTTTTAACTGGTATGGAATATCCAGGTATAGTGTTCATTTCTGATAATCCAGAATATAAGAAAAGTGGTTATTATGAAGTCATTGTAGTTCATGAAACTGCTCATCAATGGTGGTATGGTGTCATAGGAGATGATGAGGTGAATGAAGCATGGCTGGATGAAAGTTTTGCATGTTATTCAGAAGATATATACAATGAGAGTGTAAAAAATAACAGAGATGATTTTTTGAAATTAAAGGATTATTATTATACTTATGCTGCAGCTAATCCAAATCAAAAAGTCATGTTAAAACCAGTACAGGATTTTAAGGATGATATGGAATATTCTATTTTGGTTTATTATAAAGGGGCTGTAATGCTGGATGATTTTAGGGAAAAGGTAGGAGACGAGGAATTCTTTAAAATAATTCAAACTTATTTTAACAGATATAAATACAAAGTTACCAAAACAGGAGATTTTATATCAGTAGCAAATGAAATTACAGGGAAGGATTGGAATGATTATTTTAATAAGTGGCTAAAAGGTGAATAGGTCTTGTGAAAAAGATATAATAATAGGCTATATTAATTGATTATTCTTTTACCGTGATCAAAATTTAAAAGAAATAATTGATATTTATACAATAATAGTGTATTATAATATATAGAAATTAAATACGACCTTTAAATTTGGTCCAGAGAGGCTGAGAAGGTAAGATTGTATATATTGTGTAAAAGCAGCATTATTTATGTATAGCTTTGTTTTCGTATGCAAGAGCCTTCTGCCATAGTAGAAGGCTCTATTTTTGTATAAGGCATATTCAAATAAATAACTAGTCAGTATGCTAGCCTATTTTGTATCCTATTTTGTCAACAGAACCCTCAGATAGACTACTATCCTCGGAACCTGTTTCCTTATAGGATGCAAAATATTCGTCGCATCTTTGACTTACTATTTATTTTCATATGCCTACTGACTAAAAATAAAGCTATAAAGGCTTAAATATAAGTTGACAGAAAAAATAGACTTATGTTAATCTGTGAATAAATATAAAAAATGCTGTATAAATATTAATAGTTTAGTTTTTTAATATAAAGAAGAGGTGGATTTTATGAAAGGCATATTATATTTGGAAGACGGTACAATATATAAAGGGGATGGCTTTGGAAAAATTGGCACATCCGTTGGAGAATTGGTTTTTAATACTTGTATGACTGGATATCAAGAGGTACTTACTGATCCTTCCTATGCAGGTCAAATAATAAATATGACATATCCTTTGATCGGAAATTATGGAACAAATAGTTTTGAAAATGAATCAGAAAAGGTATATGCTAAAGGTTTTGTGGTAAAATCAGTAAGTAATAATCCATCAAATTATATGAATGAAGCAAGTTTAGATGAAATGCTTAAAAACATGAATGTGGTTGGTATTTATAATGTAGATACTAGAGCAATTACAAAAAGAATAAGAAATGTAGGTTCTATGAAATGTGTAATTTCCAACGAAGAATTCTCTTTAGAAAAATTGAAAGAAATTATGAATAGCACTGAGCTTAGTAAAAGCTATGTAGAGGAAGTAAGTCCAAATGAGATTAAACATATTCCAGGAACAGGTTTTAAAGTAGCATTAATGGATTTTGGTGCTAAACAAAATATAATTGAAAATTTAAAACAGAGAAATTGTGATATAACAATATTCCCATACAATGCTACCTATAATGATATTATGGAGATAAAACCAGATGGATTATTTTTAAGTAATGGTCCTGGAGATCCAAAGGCAATACCTGAAACTGTTGAAACAGTAAAGCATTTAATGAAATCTTTACCTACCTTTGGTATATGCCTTGGACATCAGATATTGGCATTAGCTGTAGGCGGAGATACCTACAAATTAAAATTCGGTCATAGAGGTGGGAATCA from Clostridium pasteurianum BC1 includes:
- a CDS encoding dihydroorotase, with product MELLIKNGRIIDCASNFIGDVYIKDGIIKEIGDNLDKDCETIDAKGYVVMPAFVDLHSHFRDPGLQYKEDIETGSRAAVRGGYTTANLMGNTKPICSNMGIVNYVINKAKEIGLVDAYQTVSITKDLQGKDISHLSEIDASVKCISDDGKGVYSGKIMHDAMVIAKERDFVVMSHAEDEEITPISTRLSENIMTERDITLAKFTGCHLHLSHVSTKEAMKAIIDAKRDGFNITCEVTPHHIALIGEDIYKVNPPIREVEDVEYLINAIEKGYVDAIGTDHAPHSKEDKEKGACGISGIETSFSVCYTKLVKEGNLTINKLSKIMSKTPAEILKVNKGKISIGYTGDLVIVDLNSKYTVDSKNFQSKGKNTPFDGRELYGSIVRTIKSGKTVFQSV
- the pyrF gene encoding orotidine-5'-phosphate decarboxylase codes for the protein MIIDELYQRVAKNGHVCLGLDTDMDYIPKWFLDKYNDMEDALFNFNKKIIDETLDVVACYKVQIAYYEAYGLSGLRAYKKTLEYIKNEKAISIADIKRGDIAKTAEMYAKAHFEGDFESDFVTLNPYMGFDSVEPYLPYIENKEKGAFILLRTSNPGSKDIQYIATDKEERVYNIVGEKINTMGKAYLGECGYSSIGAVVGCTTGFEGKEIRDKYKSTFFLIPGYGAQGGTAEEVANYLSEGNGGIVNSSRGILLAYKKVEDGQHDFEKCARNAAINMRDDIKAYSKNK
- a CDS encoding dihydroorotate dehydrogenase electron transfer subunit; the protein is MSKKYMVKSVFSNEKIEEDIYEITIAGNFEGKPGQFYLLRAWDTEPVLSRPISIYDKDEEKIKFLYRVFGRGTEILAKLKKGDEIKLTGPLGNGFDLDKLQGKVALVAGGIGIAPMLYLSKELKASSVDLYAGFRNNSKTVDSVEKYVNNFYLSTENGEAGHKGYVTDLLDVEKYDVVVCCGPEIMMAKVIKMCNEKDIPLYVSMENRMACGIGACLVCTCKTKDGRKRSCKEGPVFLGKELVIND
- a CDS encoding dihydroorotate dehydrogenase; the protein is MTNVSICGVDFKNPVIAASGTFGFGNEYINYFDVGKLGGISSKGLTIMPKEGNNGMRIYEVASGIMNSVGLQNPGVEHFIKEELQAMKKLDTVVIANLGGGTTEDYEKGIELLNNTDVDIIELNISCPNVKHGGMAFGIKSNVAFDVVSRVKKYCDKPLMVKLSPNAEDIVDMAVKCTEAGADSISLVNTFKAMAIDINKRKPIFDNVSAGLSGPCIKPIALRMVYEVAKAVDVPVVGMGGISNGKDALEFIMAGATAVQIGTANFMKPDICLDIIDDIEAFMKKEGINDLSEITGIIK
- the pyrE gene encoding orotate phosphoribosyltransferase; translation: MGNSEDKVIEILRESEALLEGHFLLSSGRHSEKYCQCAKLLQHPDKAEKVISVIVDKIKDVDFDIIVGPAMGGVLVSYELARQTGKPGIFAERVDGKMTIKRGFEVKKGDKVIISEDVVTTGKSSFEVVEILRKLGAEVVALCCIVDRRAKDVKTELPIYSAIKLEIESYEKESCPLCAKGIPYVKPGSRNIV
- a CDS encoding M1 family metallopeptidase — translated: MLKKMSKLICIFTVIMLLISGCGKGSESAQTFSPASPAIKSINSIKPAVESNTKVNFPKNNYKLDVKLDTELKTLTGEEKLTYVNKSKSPLKEVYFHIYPNAYKEKATTPAQFGFNETFPDGFSAGSIDIKDLWVNGKTSDFEISGKDKTILRVPLEKELKPGNKIDFSLNFTVKIPKGKDRLSYYNTSYNFGNWYPIAAEYDEKGWHLDSYYSMGDPFYSTVSDYKVNVTVPKDYIVAATGESGKEKIKNNLKTYSFNENNVRDFAFTTSNKFKFKQEKVDGINVKCYGLGTDEELSNEMNYAKNAVETFNKFFGKYPYKTYSVAESSFLTGMEYPGIVFISDNPEYKKSGYYEVIVVHETAHQWWYGVIGDDEVNEAWLDESFACYSEDIYNESVKNNRDDFLKLKDYYYTYAAANPNQKVMLKPVQDFKDDMEYSILVYYKGAVMLDDFREKVGDEEFFKIIQTYFNRYKYKVTKTGDFISVANEITGKDWNDYFNKWLKGE
- the carA gene encoding glutamine-hydrolyzing carbamoyl-phosphate synthase small subunit, with protein sequence MKGILYLEDGTIYKGDGFGKIGTSVGELVFNTCMTGYQEVLTDPSYAGQIINMTYPLIGNYGTNSFENESEKVYAKGFVVKSVSNNPSNYMNEASLDEMLKNMNVVGIYNVDTRAITKRIRNVGSMKCVISNEEFSLEKLKEIMNSTELSKSYVEEVSPNEIKHIPGTGFKVALMDFGAKQNIIENLKQRNCDITIFPYNATYNDIMEIKPDGLFLSNGPGDPKAIPETVETVKHLMKSLPTFGICLGHQILALAVGGDTYKLKFGHRGGNHGIYDIERDKAYITSQNHGYAVDEKSIENKGMIVTHRNLNDNTVEGMKHKSLPVFSVQFHPEGAPGPIDTAYLFDKFLTIMDGSINDEAI